The DNA sequence AGTAAGGCTATTGGTATGCTATATGTTTTAGGCACTCTTTTAGTTAACTCAGCTGGAAAATCATCTAATAGAATTGAACTGCTTGACAGCGTATAATATCCAAGTACCTTAGTTGCATCTGCATCTTTGTCTGTTAATACATGACAGACGGATAATAATTTTTGGGCATCCTGCCCCGCTTGTTTGTGAAAATAATCATCTAATAATTCTTTGCCACATTTAAACTCTTTCCTCTTGTGCTCCTTTGAAAGGATTTCAATCTTTAAATTCATTGTTACTGATAAATTTAGTATGGTTCGCTTGAGCCCTCTTAAGTTTATCATTAGCCTTCGGTGGATTTATAATCGCATCTATAAATATCTTTTTGTCCTCTATGGTCTTTAAAACGGTTTCATTTTCTTTAATGATCCTGTTTGCTTCTGTGTTTACACAATAGATTACAAATTCTGATAGATTTTTAAATCCTCTCAGGACTGATGCGTGCTTAATCAACTCCTTATGTTCTTTACTGATACGAACATCGATTCGGTCGTTAATGGTTACCGACATAATCATTCATGTTAAATATGGTTCTACAATTTTGCTATTTTCTTGGTTTAATTTGATTTGGATATTTAATAGTATCTGTTTCTTTATTATTCTTTTTAAAGTTAATTATTCTTTTAATGATAAGTTTTAAATTTGTCTAATGATGCTGTCTTTATTTCTCTTATGAATTTATAGTAATTTCTTTTTATACTACTTCTTTGTTATTTCCTGAGTTGATATTATTGACATTCATTAGACTTGTTTCCGAACCTCTTTAGTCTTTTAAAGAGTTAGAGTTCGTATCAGTTCTACAAATGTACGCTTTTTATACGTACAATGCAAGTGCTGCAATTATTATTTATTCTTCATCTATTACTTTTCATGCTTTTTGCATCTATTCTATTGTTTGTTGTTATTATGTTCATTGTGTAATTTTTAATGCTATAAAAAAGTACAATAAGTTTAATTTAACTCTTAACTTCAGCTAAAAAATATCGATGAGCAAGCTTTATCTTAAGTAGCAACAACAATTACAAAGGTGTTCAACTGTGGAGCACCTTGAATATTCTTAGACGGAAACTTTTAAAAAAAAGGTTAGTTTTCTTAAAAAAATATTCAAAATAGAAAAATGAGTACAAATTCCAAAACAACGTCAATTTCTAAAAAAGCCTTTAAACCTAGGGATTCACGTTTTTTTTCGAGCTTATCAATAAACATTAATATAGGAATTAGGTGTTCAATCGTGATCCCGGCGACTCCACAAAAAGCCTGTAAACATAAAATAGTTTACAGGCTTTTTTCTTGCTCATACATAGCTCTCCGAGGAATTCTACTGAAAAACTCGCGAATACATCTGACTTTGGGCATTTTTTTGCTAAGAACATAAATATCTCAAAAGCCCTAACTCTTCTAAATATCCGGCAGACGCTACACAAATACGGACACACTTTCTCAATTTTTTGTCAGAAATCCTTCAAAAAGCAGCAAAGTAATTTACTATCTAAAAATATTCATTTTCTCATCATAAATTGGACTCTGGACGTTTAGAAAATTTAAAACGCTATGAAATACATAATTTTGAGATACTATTTTATTAGGTTTGAGTTGCTTTTTACTATCAGATAACCAAACAATAAAAGGGATTTCGTATTGTTCTTTAGGTGCAATGCTTATCGGCAGTCCGTGCATATACAGATTTTTTTCTCCTAATGATTCTCCGTGATCTGAAACATAAATCATGGTGCTATTGTACTCTTTTAATTGTTTTAAGTCTTCAATTACTTTAGATAAGATGTAATCAGTATAAACAATGGTATTGTCGTAGGCATTAATCAATTCGTTCTGAGAGCAATTTCCTAACTCAACACTCTTGCAAACCGGTTTAAATTTCTCAAATTCAATTGGGTATTTCTTGCTATATGTTGGTCCATGACTCGTACTGGTATGCAATACTATCAATATTTTATTTTTGTTACTTGATACTATTTGTTCTTTTAGTCCGGTTAAAAGAATTTCATCGTAATTACAGCCTTCGCCTTTACAATTTAACTTTAAAGATTCTCTGTTTTGATAATTTTTAATATGAATTGGCGGTTCTCCCCAGTTTGTGGTTCTCCAAATTACTTCTACATTATTTCGATACAAATAATTGGGCAGAACTTCATAGAGATCGTCCGTTCTTTTATGTTCCAGAATAGATTTTACACCTGCAGTGGTATAAGTGGCTAAAGAAGTAGCGTTAAAATGATGTAAATTCGGTGTCTTAGAAAGCAAAGGATTGGTGTTTTTCGCATATCCGTATAAAGAAAAATTCTGGCTTCTTGCCGATTCTCCAATTACTAAAACCACAATTGCCTTTTTAGTGTCTTTTATCGTCGCATTGGGCAATAAAATTTCTTTTTCGTTCTTTTTATGTTTATGAATATAAAAAAGCGAAACATTTACTGAATACGACCAAGGCATTACCAGTCCTCCTAATTTTTTTGAATTTTTATCAATCCACAACCAGTTGCCTGCGTTGACAAATACTAAAATTAATACCAACAATAAACTAAGCGAAGAAGTGATTAAAAATTTATTAAACGTTTCGTTTATAATTTTTGCTTTTACAATGTAAACACCGGGAATAACTCCAAGCACAATTACATAGACTACTAATTTTATTGAAAAAAAACTACCGGATTCTTCAAGATTGGTATTCAACACATTGCCAATCATACTTTCGTCAATTATTACACTATACGTATTAACAAAATAAATGGCAATTGCATTGATAAAGAAAAACAACACCAAAAGGAGCTTTCCAACAAAATGTGACAAAAAAAGCAATATATAAAAAACCATGAAGTTTACAAGTAAAACGGATACTATTAAACTAATAATAATTATACTACCGTTAAAACTTTTAGAATCAAGATTATCAACAACAAAGGAAAAAAATGAAAAATGAAAGAATAAAAAGTTGATAAAACTCATTAACATGGCAAAATGAGACAGTCTTAAATTACTTTTTAGCATAGACAATAGTAATTTTACAAATTGAAATAATTAAGCAAACTAAAGATAGACTAAAAATCATTAAATTTTCATGCATCTCTTTATATATTATTAAAAAACACATAGTTATAAACATTAAAATAAAAACAGGATAGTATTTTTTATTGTTAATCCAGGTCCAAATATTATATTTTTGGTTAATAAAAATTCCCAGAAGTCCCGAGATATAACCAATAATACTTCCCACAATAATATCAAACGGATAATGTGCCCCAACCGCTACTCTTGCAAGGACGAGAATTAATCCCAACACAAGTACAAAACTGCACAATACAATTTTATGAATTATTTTTTTCGGCATAAACGTAAGTAACAAAACCGTCAGTGTTGTAAAAACTGTTATGGAATGTCCCGAAGGTAAACTATTACAGCCACACAATGTTTTTCCAATGATTACGAAATTATCTGTATTAAATACAGCTGCGGGCCTTGGCACAGCAAATATCTTTTTTAATACTATCGAAAATAATAGCCCAACAAGCGACGCTGACAATAAATCTTCCCATACTTTTGGGGCGTATAGAACAAAGAAACTTAAAAATGAAAAAGCAACCAACGTATCCCCTGTTTCGCTAAGGTTACTTTGAAGATCCGGATACTGAGATAACTTGCTATTAAGATAAAAGAAAACATTCTTTTGGATTTGAACATAAGAGTAGGCATCGAGACTATCTTGCGTGTAAAGATAGAGCACAATACTAATTAACAGAAATAATGGTAAATAAAAAAAAGTCCCTTTGACTTTTGTATAATTGTAAATAATGCTACTATTCATCATTTTTTGCATCAATAGATTAATTCAACTTGTATCACTCTATTTTAAACAAAAAGTAAAAACGTTTCTCTTGCTTTAATTGTAATACGATGTAAGTAATCAAGAAGAGTTTAATATTAAATACTTCCATTCATATTTACACTTTAAAAAAAACCTATCACTAGCTCCTAAAAACACCTATTCTCCTATTCAAAATATTTGACAAAAGAAGCCAGATGTATAGGAGTTTTATTAATCAGTTTACAATTGGTTTAATCTAATTAATATTTGAATGCTTAAATTCAAAATATCAATGATCTCGATGATCATGACTTTAAAAATTTAAAAGACATCTAATTTAATAAGGCATAAAAAAATGCGCAAAGTCAGAGACAGTTGCGCATTTTTTTTATTCCCCCCTTCAAAGTGAGGGAGAGTTAGCCTATAGAAAACTCCTTTCATTCTTTGTTTGTCCCCGGGTTCGATTCCCGGCGACTCGGGCTGATTATGCTAAACCGCTACCCAATTTTTAAAGACATCATATTAAGTGATCCTGCAATGAGATAATCGTTAAAAAGACTTACTTCTTCATTTTTCTCTTGTAAAGCAAGTGTATAAAGCAACGGCAGATAATGTTCCGGAGTGGGTATCGCTAAATCGAATGCTTTACCTTGCGAACGGTAATCAATCAGAGGCTGATGATCGCCATCTAAGATTAGTTTTTTCATTTTCTCATTCGCTTCGGTTGCCCACTCATAGGCGTATCCGGGTGCTTTCATTTGATCCCATGCGGCCATTCGGAGATTGTGAACCATATTACCACTACCGATAATTAAAATCCCTTTTCTTCTTAGCGCGGCCAGTTCTTTTGCCAGTTCATAGTGATAGGACGCAGGTTGTGAATAATCGATACTCATTTGAATAATGGGAATATCCGCATTTGGATACAAATGTTTGACAACACTCCAGGAACCATGATCAAGTCCCCATTCGTAATCCAGTTCAATTTGAGTTTTAGTAATTAGCTGTTGGGTTTCCTTCGCTAATTCAAAACTCCCTTTGGCCGGATATTGTACATCAAATAAGGCCTGTGGAAAACCGCCAAAATCATGAATGGTACGTGGCATCTCCATAGCGGTTACAAATGTGCCTTTTGTTTCCCAATGCGCCGATATACAAAGAATCGCTTTGGGATTGGCTAATGTTTTTGCGACATTTTTAAATCCTTCAACAAATACATTATCCTCGATAGCGTTCATCGGATTACCATGCCCCAAAAATAATAGGGGCATTTTTTCGGTGCTCTCCAATTGATCCGACAATTTACTTAATACATTTAGTTTGAGAGCTACTCCTGTAAGTGGTACTATTGCCATTGTTTTTAAAAATTTTTTCCTGTCCATTACTCCGGTCAGATTATTTAAAATAAATAGAATTATATATCCTATTGTTGTAATTATTTCCCTAGTCCAATTTGGTCCATATACGATTTATTATCCCAGAAAAGATATTCTTCGGTCATGATTCCGTCTTTCCAGATCCCTATGGTCGCCATTGGCAATTTAAATTTCTTACCTGTTGGAGGTATAAACTTGCCTCCACCTATTGGCATTGGTACAGTAAAAGTTCCTTCCATAGTACCAATAACAGCCGTTGTATTACCAGAGCCAATTCGGATCGGGTGCTCTTTGATTCGGGTGTCAGGCGCATACACAAACATGGCACTTAGTGTTTTGATGTGCTGCTCCAACCCTTTTTCGGTATGTCCGTCAGGAAAATGAACAAGAATGTCTTTTGCATGGCTTTCGTGTAGTCGTTCCCATTGTTGATTACTGAATACCGTATAATCTAAGGTGTCAAATTTTGCGAGATTCGCAGTAATGACCTCGTTTGCGGCAGTTAATTCTTTTAGTTGTTTTAATGCTGTAGCGCTTTCTTCAGTTGGAAGCTCTTTTTTCTGTTCACAACTAACCATTGTGATGGCCATAATTAATACTGCTGCCGGAATAATTTTTCTTGAAATTGTTTTCATTGTATCTATAATTTTGGTTATTAAAAAATGATAGTACAAAGTTGTAAATTATACAAAGGCCGGATATAACACTATTAGGAAGAAGTATGGTGTTTTTAGGAAATGAGTTTTTTCATTTCGCTTCTAAACTCGCTTGGAGTAAGTCCCGACTTTTTCTTAAAAACATGGGTGAAATAAGTGTTTTCGCTAAATCCTAATGCAAAACCAATTTCGGAAATGGTCATATCTGTAGTCGTTAGCAGATTTTTGGCTTGTATCAGTTTTCTGGTTTCAATTATTTCAGAGACACTTTGCTGTAATATCCGCTGACTGATCAGATTAAGATTTCTGCTGCTCATCGACAATTTGTCTGCATAAAAACTGGCTCCTTCGGGTTTCGTATAATGTTGCTCCAATAATATCAAAAAGTTCTTAAAAGTCAGGCTTTTTGTTTTTTCAATACTTTCATTTTCCAATTTTGATTTCCTTCTTTCCGATTCTATCATCGTAAATAAAGCGCCAAGCAATTGCCGTATAATTCCCAAATCAGGTTCTTCCTGAATACTTTCCATGTGCATCATTTCGCAGAGTGACAACAATCTGGAAAAACACATATCTCTTTGAAGAGAAATATTGGCCTCATTGTGATAATACGAATAAAGTTGAAAAACAGTTTCGGGTATAAACTCACTACTAAACCGAATGACCCATAAATCGCATTTTCCGTCTTTTAAACCCGGTTTGGCTCTGTGTACTTTACCTTTGGTCACAAAAGAAATAAAAGGCGCATTAAAAACAGTAGAATTAAAATCTATAAAATGATCAATCTGCCCCTCAATACCAATAATTAACTCTTCGTAATTGTGACTGTGCGGCTCATTAAGCAATACTTCATTTTTTTCGACATCTTCGACTCCAAATTTGTATATTTTGAAAATTTCTGTCATTTTATTGTGCGTTACTTATCGGGATGGATGTCTAAATTTACGAATAGTAAACGGTCTTTTTACTAGTATAAATATATAAAAATCCATCAAGAAGAAACTTGGAATTGATGGAAATGTTAAAAAACCAAAAGCCATTACTTTCGGCTTGGGCTTTATTACGTTTGAATTTTAGTACTACAACCCACTGCTATATTACGTCAATACTTCAATTTATTTTTTATCTTTGAAAGGCGAAAAAATGCCTTTTAATGTGATTTTAGGTGTATTTTATCGGTAGCTAAGTTCCTGTATTTATTGATTTAAGATATGTTTAGATTACTATCCTTTTGGAATGCTAGTGCCAAATAGACATAAAAGCATTGATGATTATCGTTATGGGTTTAATGGAAAAGAAAAGGACGACGAAATAAAAGGTGGCGAGGGGAATCACTACGACTATGGTTTTAGAGTTCACGATCCAAGGGTTGGTAGATTCTTTTCGGTTGATCCATTGGCGGAGAAATATGCAGGAGTTAGTTCTTATGCTTATGTGCTCAATAATCCCATTATTTTTATTGACCCTGATGGTAGAGATGTTTTACCATGGTACGTTAGGTCAGTATTACCAAATGGTACTGGTAAATTTGAATACCAGTTGTCAACACGTCATTTAATCAATGCGATGAAAGATTTCATGAAAACTAGTTATGGTGGGAATTTCATATCTCAGTTCATGAAAAAAAATCAAAATGCATATGGATATACTGCTAAAAATGATGGAAAATATTCTAAACATGATTTAAATATAGTAAATGTCAATATTGAAAATGCGAAAGATAAAGGAGCATATATGACAGCAGAAGGTAGTTTTGATGTTATTGAAAAATCAAAAGGTGTTTTGAGCTTTACTATGTATATAAATGAAGCAGGAGACAAAGCAGGAAATGGAGAAACGATTGCTCATGAAGCTGGTTTACATGGTTTTAAAGTTGATGAAATAATAAAAGTATATAATGAAGCTGGGATGGATGCTGTAGAAAAATTAAGAGCAAATAATTCAGGTGGTAGTCGTGATCATGCTGCAATAAAAAAGAATGATATGACCCATGGAGGAGTTAAAATATATCATCAAGTAGAAAATGAACTTATAAAATTGGATCCAACTTATAAAAAAACATTTGAAGGAGAGAAGAAATTATATGGATATCAATATTGAAAAAAAATATGGAAAAAAGAATGAAATTTCATTGCTTTATTTTAGTTGTTATTTTATTATTTATGAATTGTAAAAAAGCAAATAAAAAAAAGGATGTTTTAAAAACCTTAATAGGTAATTCAAAAGAGTATTCATTAAAATATGAGATATTCTATGATCATGATAAGATAAAATTTTGTCTTATTAGTTCATTTAATAATAAAAATGAGGTTAGTTGTGAAACTCTAATTAAAAAAAACGATGGTTATTACTCAAAAAATACATATTCAAAGGGATTAAGTAACAGTAAAGATTATAATTTGATATTATCTATCAGTAAAGACACTACATATTCTTTTAGAAGTGCAGGAAATGTTAATAGTCATGAAATAAAAAAGATAAATGACACAGTATTTAAAAGTACAAATAAGATAATTGGGATTTCCAATTACGAAGAGAATATATTCTTTGATAAGAGTTATAAGATTTTAAAAATAGAAAGTTATTATGGAGATAAAAAATTTATTTTTAAAAGTGAAAGATAGCCTGATCCCAGATGGTCGAGATATCCGTCATTATTTGATAAATTATCTATTTAAAAAGAATAATGCGGGGATTTTACAATATGGTATTGCTAGTTTAGGTTTTTATAATTCTATGCGAGATATAATGCAGACTAATACAGGTCGATCCTATTTGTCTCAATTTATGAAAAAAGGGCAAATGGCATACGGTTATAAAGCCACCCCAGCTCCCCAGCTCTCCGAAGAGTTCTAATGAAAAGCTGCGCAAATGTCTCCGACTTTGCGCAATTTCTTTGTTATGAACATAGATTTAATAAAAACAAACAAATTGCTCTAATTCGATGATTTGTTTATAAATAAGATGACACGGAAATTTTTTCTACGTAATCAAACAAAGACATTTTGCAAATAACAAATGGAGTCATTTTAAGTTTAGATCTGCCAACTTTTTTATTTGTCAATAACGGATTTTACTTCTGATAGTTTGTACTTTTGGCAAAAATTAAAACATGAAAAAAACGAGTCTAGTTATTCCATTATTTAAGCAATTTATAAGGGAGACCGAAACAGGTAAACGACTCAAAAAAAACGGAGAGAAAATTAAGGCAAGCTCCATAGAAAATTATAAATATGTATTACAGAATTTAGTTCAATTTTCGAGTGATACACAAATGGAGCTCCGCATTTGTGATGCCACAAAACTGGATAAACGGGAGTTGCAATCAGAGAAAAACTACTGGAAAAAATTCTATCAAAAATTCACAGATTTCCTATACAAAAAAGGCTGTCATGATAATTATGTTGGTGCCAACATTAAGGTAATCAGAGTTTTTTTTAATTACTTAAAAAATGACAAGGATTTGAATACAGGAGATTTCCAGCGTTTGTTTTATGTACGAAAAGAAGAGATTGAAATCTTTGTACTTTCACCGGAACAACTTAAGTTTTTAATACATGACAAAGAATTTGAACAGACACTTATTCCAAGTTATAGACGGATAAAAGATATTTTTGTTTTTGGTTGTACAACAGGTTTACGTTATTCGGATATCTTTTTATTGAACAATAAAAACTTTGAAAAAATGGAAGGCGACTGGTACTTAAAACTCAAATCAAAGAAAACGAAAACGTTTAGTTTTATCAAACTTTCTGCTTATGCGGTAACTATTTTTCAACATTACAGTACTACAAATAATAAAACGCCACTTTTTGGAAATACCAGTTTATTCAATTTTAATAAAAGTTTAAAACATATCGGAGAACTTGCCGGCTTTACATCTCCAATAGAAGTCTCGCGGGAAAAACAAGGCAAAACACAACGTATCACTAAAAAAACGGATACTTCTAAAAATCGGTTTTGCGATAAAATGAGTTCACATATGATGCGACGTACTGCTATAACAACGCTCCTTATTTTAGGAATGCCGGAACATTTGGTTCGCAAAATTAGTGGGCACAGTCATGCGAGTACCTCATTTAATCGTTATGTGCATTATGCACAAGCTTATATGGATAAAGAAATTGAGAAAGTACATAGTAAATTAGAGAGTTATTAAACAATACAACTACTTTCCAGTTTCCCGAAGAGTTCTAATGAAAAGCTACGCAAATGTCTCTGACTTTGCGCTTTTGTGAATATTTTTATAATCAAAAGTTTTCTTAATATCGTTGAATTTAATAATGACTATTTCTAAAGACTGATTTTAAGTTCAAAACATCAATTACTGGATTATCCGCTTTCTCAATAGTTAACAATCCGGAATCATTTGTATAATTACTGGCACTGGAGTAAACATAATCTGATGCTTTGTTAACATAACCTGCCCTCACGGGATTTAAATGGATATAATCTAATTTTGACCACATAAATTTATTAGTATAAATTTCTTCTGCGTGATTTCCGTATTGCCAAAACTGATACATTTTATTTCTGGTATGTTTTTTTGCAGCCAGTTTAAATCGTTCCAAAATCCATTCTCTTCTGCTTTCCGGATTGTCTTGAATACTTTCAAGAATTTTTTTTGCTGTATATTTTTTAAAATCTCTTATTAAATCAGATAATTTACCCTCTTCAGATTGTACGATCATGTGAATGTGATTACTCATAATAACGTAACCGTATAAAATCATTCCTTTATTTGCAATGCAATAATCTAAAGATTCAATTACAATATCTCTATAACTTTGGCACGTAAAAACATCTATCCAGTCTACAACTGTTGGCGTTATAAAATGTGGAAGTGTTTGATCTCTTATTATGTATCCTTCTTTCATTATTTTTCCAAACAAAAATATAAGATTTAACTTATGTTTAATGTGTTTCTATGAAATAAATAAAAAAAGCCTGGAGACTCTTAAGAGATTTATGTTCTTAACAAAAAAAATTGCGCAAAGTCGGAGACATTTGCGCAGCTTTTCAGTAGAACTCTTTGGAGAGCTGGGGTTCACGTTCTCTACGTATATGATGCGCTTATGTGTGAAGAAAAAGACAGAGAACTCGTAGCTCAGACCATGAACCGCATTATTCTGGAGCATGGTGTGAAAACCAGCGTTAAGGTAGATAATAGTGATTATGATTGAATCTAAGGATATTGTTCATTAGGTCATTAGTAGAGTAATAAAAACCAAAAGCCACTACATAATGAAGTGGCTTTTTTGTTTGTTTAAGATTGTGGGTGAGAAGTCAGGAGACATTCTCAACAGCAGACACAAATTTATTCTTTAATAAGAACTCATCGAAGAGCAGGGCTTCATTCGGTAACGACATTATCTGCACATGAAATTTTCTTATCCAACGAAGTTTTATTTAATCTTATTTTTCTATTTTTTCTGTTCTTTTCTAAAAAAACTAATTCATTATCCCCACGTACTTTAATAAATCTCATCTCTTGCTTCTCATCTTCAAAGTAACTGATTAATATCAATTCTCTACCATTTACTAACCATTTTCCAATATGTTCGGAACAATCTAATACATAATAATCTTCTACTCTTTTTCCTCCCAATCTTGATTCTGTATGAAGTAAGTAGTTCCCATCTTGGTAAAGAATTAACTGTAAAAAAGTCATACTTTTATTTGTTTGATTAGCACTAACAAATAAATTGTTTTTGCTTTTATATTGTCCCAAATACATCTCTTGCGAATATAATGAAATAGAGAAAAAGCAAATAAAAAGTTTAAATAGTATGTTCATGTTAATTATTTTTTGGTAAAATTATCATTGGGATGTCATCAACTTTCCCCTTGCCTCTATAAATAAAATCTTCCATTCTTTTAAAGTAACTTTTTGCGGTTTCTTTAGCTTGTTTATCATTTAAGTTACTATCTCCAAAAAAGATTGCCCCTCTCAAAGAGTAATCGTTAGAATAATTGATTCTTATCACAGGTAATCCCATTTCTCTTCTTAAATTATTCATAAGTTGGCTTTCAACAGCCCCTGGGTTAATTTCATCTCTATCAAACATTGAATTATCACCTAAACCTTCTAAAATATGTCCCATCCATTCATGTTCAAATACTCGTCCTATATTATAGGCTCTTAAAGGAACATTCTGATATTTCATTCCTTTTATACCACCATCCTTGCTAAAATCTGCCAAATCTATCCAAGCATTACCCGAACCCCTGACAGACCCACCTAGCCAAATCCCTCCAGGAGAACCATTGGGAGTATCAATATTATAGCCAAAATGTAATTGCCCAAAACCTTTTATTGCTTTTGGATTAGATTCCTTTAATGCATCAACAAGTGTTCTTTTTGCTGTTGGTGATACTTGTTCAGATGTGTTTATTTCACCATCGTAATATAACATTTCAGTTTTAGAATTATACCCAACTTTTACACCATATTCTGTATTAAACATCTTTTGAACTACATTAGGTACTGAATTTAATAATTTCTTGTCAATATCAGTAAATCTAGTTTTTATTGAATCTCCTAACTTATCATTATGGTATATTGGATTATTACTCATACTAGAATATACTGATTCATTTGGATTTCTCTTTGGGTCTACAGTCAACCATCTTCCAATTCTTGGGTCTAATAATCTAAAGTGGGTAGTATAACTATTACCTTCTCCTTTCACCTCATTATCTTTTTCACTCCCTTGGTATCCGTATCGATATTCGTTGGTAGAGCCATGTCTTGTTGGGACTTGCATTCCAAAAGGATAGTAATCTGAATAACTAAGAACGTCTGCTTTATACTGATCGTGATCAAAAAGACTACGATCTGAAACCACTGAAAGCACATTCCCCAGATGGTTCGCTAATTCGTACTGT is a window from the Flavobacterium cupriresistens genome containing:
- a CDS encoding phosphatase PAP2 family protein, which translates into the protein MNSSIIYNYTKVKGTFFYLPLFLLISIVLYLYTQDSLDAYSYVQIQKNVFFYLNSKLSQYPDLQSNLSETGDTLVAFSFLSFFVLYAPKVWEDLLSASLVGLLFSIVLKKIFAVPRPAAVFNTDNFVIIGKTLCGCNSLPSGHSITVFTTLTVLLLTFMPKKIIHKIVLCSFVLVLGLILVLARVAVGAHYPFDIIVGSIIGYISGLLGIFINQKYNIWTWINNKKYYPVFILMFITMCFLIIYKEMHENLMIFSLSLVCLIISICKITIVYAKK
- a CDS encoding REP-associated tyrosine transposase codes for the protein MKEGYIIRDQTLPHFITPTVVDWIDVFTCQSYRDIVIESLDYCIANKGMILYGYVIMSNHIHMIVQSEEGKLSDLIRDFKKYTAKKILESIQDNPESRREWILERFKLAAKKHTRNKMYQFWQYGNHAEEIYTNKFMWSKLDYIHLNPVRAGYVNKASDYVYSSASNYTNDSGLLTIEKADNPVIDVLNLKSVFRNSHY
- the eptA gene encoding phosphoethanolamine--lipid A transferase EptA; protein product: MLKSNLRLSHFAMLMSFINFLFFHFSFFSFVVDNLDSKSFNGSIIIISLIVSVLLVNFMVFYILLFLSHFVGKLLLVLFFFINAIAIYFVNTYSVIIDESMIGNVLNTNLEESGSFFSIKLVVYVIVLGVIPGVYIVKAKIINETFNKFLITSSLSLLLVLILVFVNAGNWLWIDKNSKKLGGLVMPWSYSVNVSLFYIHKHKKNEKEILLPNATIKDTKKAIVVLVIGESARSQNFSLYGYAKNTNPLLSKTPNLHHFNATSLATYTTAGVKSILEHKRTDDLYEVLPNYLYRNNVEVIWRTTNWGEPPIHIKNYQNRESLKLNCKGEGCNYDEILLTGLKEQIVSSNKNKILIVLHTSTSHGPTYSKKYPIEFEKFKPVCKSVELGNCSQNELINAYDNTIVYTDYILSKVIEDLKQLKEYNSTMIYVSDHGESLGEKNLYMHGLPISIAPKEQYEIPFIVWLSDSKKQLKPNKIVSQNYVFHSVLNFLNVQSPIYDEKMNIFR
- a CDS encoding helix-turn-helix transcriptional regulator, which gives rise to MTEIFKIYKFGVEDVEKNEVLLNEPHSHNYEELIIGIEGQIDHFIDFNSTVFNAPFISFVTKGKVHRAKPGLKDGKCDLWVIRFSSEFIPETVFQLYSYYHNEANISLQRDMCFSRLLSLCEMMHMESIQEEPDLGIIRQLLGALFTMIESERRKSKLENESIEKTKSLTFKNFLILLEQHYTKPEGASFYADKLSMSSRNLNLISQRILQQSVSEIIETRKLIQAKNLLTTTDMTISEIGFALGFSENTYFTHVFKKKSGLTPSEFRSEMKKLIS
- a CDS encoding GNAT family N-acetyltransferase, translated to MNLKIEILSKEHKRKEFKCGKELLDDYFHKQAGQDAQKLLSVCHVLTDKDADATKVLGYYTLSSSSILLDDFPAELTKRVPKTYSIPIALLGRIAMDKREQGKGLGEILLFDALKKCVVHSKTLAIRAVVVDPLDQDAIDFYNGYGFILIPSTGKMFLPIETIKSLIPDEESEDTEK
- a CDS encoding tyrosine-type recombinase/integrase; its protein translation is MKKTSLVIPLFKQFIRETETGKRLKKNGEKIKASSIENYKYVLQNLVQFSSDTQMELRICDATKLDKRELQSEKNYWKKFYQKFTDFLYKKGCHDNYVGANIKVIRVFFNYLKNDKDLNTGDFQRLFYVRKEEIEIFVLSPEQLKFLIHDKEFEQTLIPSYRRIKDIFVFGCTTGLRYSDIFLLNNKNFEKMEGDWYLKLKSKKTKTFSFIKLSAYAVTIFQHYSTTNNKTPLFGNTSLFNFNKSLKHIGELAGFTSPIEVSREKQGKTQRITKKTDTSKNRFCDKMSSHMMRRTAITTLLILGMPEHLVRKISGHSHASTSFNRYVHYAQAYMDKEIEKVHSKLESY
- a CDS encoding ester cyclase → MKTISRKIIPAAVLIMAITMVSCEQKKELPTEESATALKQLKELTAANEVITANLAKFDTLDYTVFSNQQWERLHESHAKDILVHFPDGHTEKGLEQHIKTLSAMFVYAPDTRIKEHPIRIGSGNTTAVIGTMEGTFTVPMPIGGGKFIPPTGKKFKLPMATIGIWKDGIMTEEYLFWDNKSYMDQIGLGK
- the ygiD gene encoding 4,5-DOPA dioxygenase extradiol; protein product: MAIVPLTGVALKLNVLSKLSDQLESTEKMPLLFLGHGNPMNAIEDNVFVEGFKNVAKTLANPKAILCISAHWETKGTFVTAMEMPRTIHDFGGFPQALFDVQYPAKGSFELAKETQQLITKTQIELDYEWGLDHGSWSVVKHLYPNADIPIIQMSIDYSQPASYHYELAKELAALRRKGILIIGSGNMVHNLRMAAWDQMKAPGYAYEWATEANEKMKKLILDGDHQPLIDYRSQGKAFDLAIPTPEHYLPLLYTLALQEKNEEVSLFNDYLIAGSLNMMSLKIG
- a CDS encoding DUF1778 domain-containing protein; translation: MSVTINDRIDVRISKEHKELIKHASVLRGFKNLSEFVIYCVNTEANRIIKENETVLKTIEDKKIFIDAIINPPKANDKLKRAQANHTKFISNNEFKD
- a CDS encoding RHS repeat domain-containing protein, encoding MCLDYYPFGMLVPNRHKSIDDYRYGFNGKEKDDEIKGGEGNHYDYGFRVHDPRVGRFFSVDPLAEKYAGVSSYAYVLNNPIIFIDPDGRDVLPWYVRSVLPNGTGKFEYQLSTRHLINAMKDFMKTSYGGNFISQFMKKNQNAYGYTAKNDGKYSKHDLNIVNVNIENAKDKGAYMTAEGSFDVIEKSKGVLSFTMYINEAGDKAGNGETIAHEAGLHGFKVDEIIKVYNEAGMDAVEKLRANNSGGSRDHAAIKKNDMTHGGVKIYHQVENELIKLDPTYKKTFEGEKKLYGYQY